From one Candidatus Binatia bacterium genomic stretch:
- a CDS encoding type II toxin-antitoxin system RelE/ParE family toxin codes for MAPERKPLFWVASSKENLKDFPPDVQDVMGYALDLAQQGLKHPDAKPLSGFGGAGVLEIVEDFATDTYRTVYTVKFAGAVYVLHAFQKKSKHGIQMPKRDKELIRRRLKGAQENYADWIEREDTQ; via the coding sequence TGGCACCTGAGAGAAAACCGCTGTTCTGGGTCGCCTCTTCGAAGGAGAACCTGAAGGACTTTCCGCCCGATGTCCAGGACGTGATGGGGTACGCCCTCGACCTTGCACAGCAGGGACTGAAGCACCCAGATGCAAAGCCCCTTAGCGGATTCGGCGGCGCAGGGGTCCTTGAGATTGTGGAGGATTTCGCCACTGACACCTACCGAACGGTGTACACGGTGAAGTTTGCGGGTGCGGTCTACGTGCTCCATGCGTTTCAGAAGAAATCAAAGCACGGAATCCAAATGCCGAAGCGGGACAAAGAGTTGATCAGGCGGCGTCTCAAGGGAGCGCAGGAAAATTACGCTGACTGGATTGAGCGAGAGGACACACAATGA